The Heliomicrobium gestii region GCCTCAACAGCCTCTGGCTGCGCCGGCAGACGACCAAGTTCAACGGCGTCTCCTACCCGGTCCAAGCGGCGGCGGCGGCCATTTACACGGAAGCCGGCAAGCAGCAGGTCAAAGAGACCATCCAGTACTACATGGAAAACGCCCGGATCATCCGCGAAGGACTGGTCGAGGCCGGCTACAAGGTCTTCGGCGGCGTCAACGCCCCCTACATCTGGCTGAAGACGCCGGACAACATGAGCTCCTGGGATTTCTTCGACAAGCTGATCCGCGTGGCCAACGTGGTCGGCACGCCCGGCGCCGGCTTTGGCGCCAGCGGCGAAGGCTATTTCCGTTTGACCGCCTTCGGCACCCGGGAAAACACGGTCAAGGCGCTGGAACGCATCCGCACCCGGATGTAAGCCGGTTCTGACAGCAGACCAACGGAGCCGTAGAATTACAAAATGAGCGAATAGCGCAGTAGCGCAAACCGGTAGAATAAACGAATCAACGCAAGAAGCGACAAGAGGGAAATGACATCCTCTTGTCGCTTCTTACTTTGTTCTTCCGTCGGCAGGCTCGGCCCGGAGGCGGAATCAGCTTGTTTGGCGATGAGTAGAAACAAACCATTCGATCAACCGCTTGGCGATGCTGAAGCTCGCCGGCAGCGGCGGCAGGTTGTCGACAGAAAACCAGTCTGCTTCGATAATCTCCCTAGGATCGATGGTGATCTCGCCGGAGGCGTATTGGGCCGTAAAACCGACCATGAGCGAATCGGGAAAGGGCCAGGGCTGGCTGCCGAAGTATTGGATCCGGTCGACCTCGATGCCGACTTCCTCTCTGACCTCCCGCCGCACGCACTCTTCCAGCGTCTCCCCCGGTTCGACGAAACCGGCGATCACTGTGTGCCAAGAGACCGCTGGAACCCGATGGGGGCGCGCCAGCAAGAGTTGATCGCCTCGCGTGACGGCGACGATGATGGCGGGAGAGATCCGGGGATAGACGAGGTGTCCGCAGCGTTCGCACTGCAGCGCCATCTCCTGGGAAGACATCTGGAGGCGGCTTGCGCAGCAGCCGCAAAAGTGATTCTTTTTCAGCCATGTCCAGATATGGAGCGCCCGGATCGCCGTCCAGAAGAGGCTGTCCGCAATCTGCCCGTAGAGCCGCCGCAGGTCGATAAAGGCGTAGCCCCTTGGCGGCGCCCCATCAGCCAGGGTGGCCACGTAACAATCGGATCGGCAGGTCAGCCCGATGGGGCACGCACCGGTCAGTTCCGCCGTTATCGCGTCCATATCCCCTTGGGAAGGGATAACCACGGAACCCGCCACATCCTTGATGAGCAACTTTCCGTCAAAAAAGATAAACCAGTACGGTGTATTCACTGAATCGTAAGATAGGCCGGCGCCTGTCCGACTCTCCATCCTATCGCCGCCTTCGCCGGATTGATGGTACTATCGATGGACATCTGCCATGTCGCATATGAAAACAAACAAACCAGTTATAAGCCATCAATGGAAATAACGGTGCATATCTGTTGCCGAAAAGCGGCAAGGGACTTATTTCCGGTATACGATCCCTTCCGCTACGGCGACGAAATCATCCTCCTCGTCCCGGACCTCGATCCGGTAAAAGCCCACCTTGCGCGTTTTCTTTTCCTCCCTGGCGACAGCGGTGAGGGTTTGGCCTTCGAAAGTGGCTTTCATATAGCTGATATTGACGTTCAACCCGAGCGCCGTCGGGCCGTGGATGTTGCTGGCCGCCGCAAAGACGATATCGGCGAGGGTAAAGATCGTACCGCCGTGGGTGACGCCTTTTCCATTCAGAAGCGGCGGAGTGATCCGCAGGCTCGCTTTGGCGTAACCGGGCGCCACTTCGTCGAGGGAGATGCCCAGGTGCCGGGCCAAGGCGTCTCGTTCCATGAAGAACTGACGATACAGGGAGGGGTCTTGTGGCCCAACTGAATCCATGATCGCGTACCATCCCTTCCTTTTGCTTGCTTATAACCATACCGCTGTGATATACAAAAGTAAAGGCATCGCCGGGCGAAACGCCCATGGGCGAGTGCCCTGCAGGAACCGCCGTGGCCTGTGACCATAGAAACGCCTGCGATGAGAAAACTACAAAAGACAGGAGCGCTGACATGAAAAATCTGCTGAACATCCTGCTCAGCTGTCTGCTCACCGGCGCGGGGATCATCTTGCTCCGGCATGCCCACCTGGTGACCGGTGGGACACCGGGGCTCGCCTTAAGCCTCTCCTACCTCTTTGGAGCGTCTTTTTCCGTCGTCTATCTCGCCATCAACATCCCCTTCTACCTCCTCTCGATCCGGTACATGGGCCGGAGCTTCACCCTGAAGACCCTCTTGGCCTCCCTGCTGCTGTCGGGGATCACCGCCGTTGATCGCCTGCTGCCGGATTTCTTGCTCCCCGATTGGGCCGGCGCGCTCTTGGGCGGCGTTCTTGTGGGCATCGGGCTGTCCTACCTCTTTATCAACGGCTCCTCCCTGGGCGGGGTGAATATCCTTGTCGTCTTCTTCCATCAACGCTTCGGCTGGGATCCGGGCAAAAGCACCTTTGTCATGGACTCCTTGGTCGTCCTCTCGAGCCTCTATTCGGTGGGATTGCTGAAAGGCCTCTTCTCCATCCTTTCGGTCGTCATCCTGTCTTTTATCATCAGCCGCGCCAAGGGGCGGATCGTCCTCCGCCGCCGCCAGGAGATCCTGGGGGAGACGGCCTCGCCGCCGGTTTCATGATCATCTCGCCCGATGGCTGCAACGCCTGTCAACCGCCGTTGCAACGGCCATTGATCGCCGTTGCGGCGACGCGTCGGATCGCCTTCGTCGTCTGCGCAACGCTTCGGCGGCGCAGCGGCGTTTTTTTATGGGGATAATGGCGTCAACGGAGGGAAACGTATCAATAGCCGTGAGGACGCTGGAAAAATTGACAACTTCTTCAGCCGGTTTTATACTAAAAATATCTATCACAACATCGCGCAGGGGGGTCACTATGAAAAAGACGGTCATCCTCAACCTGGCAAAACTGAACTATGACAACAAGATCGACCTGTCTCCGATCTCGGCGCTGACCGCGGTCACCGCCTATGACGACAGCAGTCCGGCGGAGATCATCGAACGGTTGCAGGGTCAGGACATTGCCGTTACGAAGGAACTGCCTGTGGGAAGAGACCTCATCGAACAATTTCCCCCTTCGGTCAAGCTGATCTGTGAAGCCGGCACCGGGTTTAACAACATCGATCTCGCCGCGGCCCGGGAGAAGGGCATCACCGTGTGCAACGTCCCCGGCTACAGCACGGAGGGCGTGGCCCATCTGGCGATCACCTTTATGTTGAATCATAGCGCCTCCCTGACGCGCCAGCAGATCATGCTCCGGGAGAAGAATTTCGTCAATTTCACCGATCACCTGACGGTTCCGCACGTTGAGGTGAATGGCAAGACCCTCGGCGTGGTCGGCGGCGGCGCTATCGGCCGTGAAGTGATGAAGGTGGCTGTGGCGCTGGAGATGAACATCCTCGTCTACGACCCCATGCCGCGCGATTGGGGGAACGCCAAGATTCATTCCGCCAGCCTGGAGGATCTGCTCCGGAAGAGCGATTTCGTCACCCTTCACTGCCCGCTGACGCCGGAAACGCGGCACCTGATCAACCGGGAGCGGCTGAGCCTGATGAAGCCGTCGGCCTATCTCATCAACACCTCACGGGGGCCGCTCGTCAAGGAGGCCGACCTGGTCGAAGCCTTGCGGCAAAGCCAAATCGCCGGCGCGGCCCTGGATGTGCACGAGGTGGAGCCGCTGTCGGCGGACAGCCCCTTGTTCAATCTGGAGAACGCAGTTCTCACGCCCCATATCGGCTGGCAGCGCTTGGAGTCGCGACAGCGGCTGTTTGCGTTGATGGCCGGCAACATTGAGGCCTATTTGAACGGTGCGCCGAGAAACGTAGTAAG contains the following coding sequences:
- the nudC gene encoding NAD(+) diphosphatase; its protein translation is MESRTGAGLSYDSVNTPYWFIFFDGKLLIKDVAGSVVIPSQGDMDAITAELTGACPIGLTCRSDCYVATLADGAPPRGYAFIDLRRLYGQIADSLFWTAIRALHIWTWLKKNHFCGCCASRLQMSSQEMALQCERCGHLVYPRISPAIIVAVTRGDQLLLARPHRVPAVSWHTVIAGFVEPGETLEECVRREVREEVGIEVDRIQYFGSQPWPFPDSLMVGFTAQYASGEITIDPREIIEADWFSVDNLPPLPASFSIAKRLIEWFVSTHRQTS
- a CDS encoding PaaI family thioesterase; translated protein: MDSVGPQDPSLYRQFFMERDALARHLGISLDEVAPGYAKASLRITPPLLNGKGVTHGGTIFTLADIVFAAASNIHGPTALGLNVNISYMKATFEGQTLTAVAREEKKTRKVGFYRIEVRDEEDDFVAVAEGIVYRK
- a CDS encoding YitT family protein; the encoded protein is MKNLLNILLSCLLTGAGIILLRHAHLVTGGTPGLALSLSYLFGASFSVVYLAINIPFYLLSIRYMGRSFTLKTLLASLLLSGITAVDRLLPDFLLPDWAGALLGGVLVGIGLSYLFINGSSLGGVNILVVFFHQRFGWDPGKSTFVMDSLVVLSSLYSVGLLKGLFSILSVVILSFIISRAKGRIVLRRRQEILGETASPPVS
- a CDS encoding NAD(P)-dependent oxidoreductase, with translation MKKTVILNLAKLNYDNKIDLSPISALTAVTAYDDSSPAEIIERLQGQDIAVTKELPVGRDLIEQFPPSVKLICEAGTGFNNIDLAAAREKGITVCNVPGYSTEGVAHLAITFMLNHSASLTRQQIMLREKNFVNFTDHLTVPHVEVNGKTLGVVGGGAIGREVMKVAVALEMNILVYDPMPRDWGNAKIHSASLEDLLRKSDFVTLHCPLTPETRHLINRERLSLMKPSAYLINTSRGPLVKEADLVEALRQSQIAGAALDVHEVEPLSADSPLFNLENAVLTPHIGWQRLESRQRLFALMAGNIEAYLNGAPRNVVS